In the Pseudanabaena sp. PCC 7367 genome, one interval contains:
- a CDS encoding type IV pilin-like G/H family protein gives MSISGYTKIAIGLALSLALVGCNNSVASDEDSSNASDNSEASSNSNDQLAGQWRVTDGSGETATFVFTPEGKLYILSDTNSETIELDYEKISDDPTLPQTTSINTPPSQESRIAKAKAAEARNYVGSMNRAQQAFYFENAAFTDDLQELAVGIESESQNYSYSIVVNQNGLVSNLAIAKDPTLRSYVGLVYQLEPGSPVTEVIICESDSATTEAPSLSTYDGNTEVNCPSGYSKF, from the coding sequence ATGTCGATCTCAGGGTATACAAAAATAGCGATCGGTCTAGCTCTCTCCTTAGCTTTAGTGGGCTGTAATAATTCGGTTGCCAGTGATGAAGATAGCTCCAATGCTAGTGATAATAGTGAGGCAAGCAGCAATAGCAACGATCAACTAGCAGGGCAATGGCGCGTTACCGATGGATCGGGCGAAACTGCTACGTTTGTGTTTACGCCAGAAGGTAAGCTCTATATCCTCAGCGATACTAACAGCGAGACGATCGAGTTGGATTATGAAAAAATTTCCGATGATCCTACACTGCCCCAGACTACTTCGATCAATACACCCCCTAGCCAGGAAAGTCGCATTGCCAAGGCCAAAGCTGCGGAGGCCAGAAACTATGTGGGCAGCATGAATCGTGCCCAACAGGCTTTTTATTTTGAAAATGCAGCTTTTACTGACGATCTGCAGGAACTTGCTGTCGGGATTGAATCCGAGTCCCAGAACTACAGCTACAGCATTGTGGTTAATCAAAATGGCTTGGTCAGTAATTTAGCGATCGCCAAAGATCCCACCCTGCGCAGCTATGTTGGTTTGGTCTATCAGTTAGAACCAGGTAGCCCTGTCACTGAGGTAATTATCTGCGAAAGTGATAGCGCCACCACTGAAGCACCCTCTTTGTCAACTTATGACGGAAATACTGAAGTGAACTGCCCATCTGGCTATAGTAAATTTTGA
- a CDS encoding photosystem I assembly protein Ycf3, with product MPRSQRNDNFVDRTFTVIADAILKLFPTSQQAKEAFAYYRDGMSAQGDGDYAEALANYEEALKLEENDYDRSYIYYNMGLIHASNGDFNQALEFYHEAIDLNPRLCQALNNTAVIYHYMGEKAEDSEVAEENFDQAAEYWVRAIRIAPNNYIEAQNWLKTTGRADISSFI from the coding sequence ATGCCCAGATCCCAGCGTAATGATAATTTCGTCGATCGCACCTTTACCGTCATTGCCGATGCGATCCTCAAGCTTTTCCCCACCAGCCAACAGGCTAAAGAAGCCTTTGCCTATTATCGTGATGGCATGTCAGCCCAGGGTGATGGTGACTATGCCGAAGCCTTGGCCAACTACGAAGAAGCATTGAAACTGGAAGAAAACGACTACGATCGCAGCTATATTTACTACAACATGGGTTTAATCCATGCCAGTAATGGCGATTTTAATCAGGCGTTGGAGTTTTACCACGAAGCGATCGATCTTAACCCGCGTCTATGTCAGGCCTTAAATAATACGGCGGTGATCTATCACTACATGGGTGAAAAGGCCGAAGACTCCGAAGTGGCTGAAGAAAATTTTGATCAAGCAGCAGAATATTGGGTCAGGGCAATCCGGATCGCCCCCAACAACTACATCGAAGCCCAAAACTGGCTTAAAACCACTGGTAGAGCGGATATTAGTTCTTTTATCTAG
- the gatC gene encoding Asp-tRNA(Asn)/Glu-tRNA(Gln) amidotransferase subunit GatC, which yields MIDRQQVQHVAHLARLQLSEAEESKFTQQLGDILDYFDQLNELDPLLEGVEPTLRAIANVNVTRPDAKIPSLDREGVLESAPAREDEFFQVPQIMG from the coding sequence ATGATCGATCGCCAACAAGTCCAACATGTTGCCCACTTAGCTCGCCTCCAGCTCAGTGAAGCCGAAGAATCTAAATTCACACAGCAATTGGGCGACATTCTGGATTATTTTGATCAACTAAATGAACTCGATCCATTACTAGAAGGTGTGGAGCCTACGCTCAGGGCGATCGCCAATGTGAACGTGACTCGCCCCGATGCCAAAATCCCCAGTCTCGATCGAGAGGGTGTCCTGGAAAGTGCCCCTGCCCGTGAAGATGAGTTTTTCCAAGTGCCCCAAATTATGGGCTAA
- the rpmA gene encoding 50S ribosomal protein L27 has protein sequence MAHKKGSGSTKNGRDSNAQRLGVKRFGGEFVTAGSIIVRQRGTKVHPGNNVGRGSDDTLFATVEGFVTFERKGKSRKKVSVYPAAS, from the coding sequence ATGGCACATAAGAAAGGTTCCGGTAGTACCAAGAACGGGCGCGATTCTAATGCGCAGCGCCTGGGTGTAAAGCGCTTTGGCGGTGAATTTGTGACCGCTGGTAGCATTATCGTGCGTCAGCGGGGAACCAAGGTTCATCCTGGTAATAATGTTGGTCGCGGCAGTGATGATACTTTGTTTGCCACTGTAGAAGGCTTTGTGACGTTTGAGCGCAAGGGCAAGAGCCGCAAAAAGGTGAGTGTTTATCCTGCTGCTAGCTAG
- the rplU gene encoding 50S ribosomal protein L21 codes for MSYAIVQTGGKQYRFEPGRFYDVEKINAEPGESFSISDVLLVNMDGNVSVGQPLVDNASVEVTVMQHRKAKKVIVYKMQPKKKTRSKNGHRQVLTRLMVQNISHGGKTAKAATPEPVKVSAEAAETVTAEVAAE; via the coding sequence ATGAGTTACGCGATTGTTCAAACAGGCGGCAAGCAATATCGATTTGAGCCAGGTCGGTTCTATGACGTGGAAAAAATTAATGCCGAGCCGGGTGAAAGCTTTAGCATCTCCGATGTGTTGCTGGTAAATATGGACGGCAATGTGAGCGTTGGCCAGCCTTTGGTTGACAATGCTAGCGTTGAAGTGACCGTCATGCAGCACCGCAAGGCTAAAAAGGTGATTGTCTATAAGATGCAGCCCAAGAAAAAGACCCGCAGCAAAAATGGGCATAGACAGGTGCTAACCCGATTGATGGTGCAAAATATTAGCCACGGCGGCAAAACGGCTAAAGCGGCTACACCTGAGCCGGTGAAAGTAAGTGCTGAAGCGGCAGAGACAGTTACGGCAGAAGTAGCTGCTGAATAA
- a CDS encoding Npun_R2479 family HD domain-containing metalloprotein — protein sequence MFNPTKLLIEDCARSLKEGYYSTYGGLKPDYADIIAWAGSMALENIANSNALYHDVEHTIFVTLVGLEILRGKHIREGGVSTEDWLHFMISLLCHDIGYVRGVCRQDQISKHLYATGNGEMLVELPLSATDASLTPYHVDRGKLFIQERFGGHRLIKADVIKTNIELTRFPVPLDSDHQDTVNYPGLVRAADLIGQLSDPRYLQKIPALYYEFEETGVNNQLGYENPEDLRQNYPKFYWSVVFPYIAHAADYLRLTQEGKQILANLYAHVFEVEHDPNVRNVRADPAAVSSVSPVPPPVPPMSSIHAPELEQAN from the coding sequence ATGTTTAATCCGACCAAGCTATTGATTGAGGATTGTGCCCGCAGCCTCAAAGAAGGCTACTACTCTACCTATGGTGGGCTCAAGCCTGACTACGCTGATATTATTGCCTGGGCAGGCAGCATGGCACTGGAAAATATTGCCAATAGTAATGCGCTCTATCATGATGTGGAGCATACTATTTTTGTCACTCTGGTGGGGCTGGAAATCTTACGGGGTAAGCATATCCGTGAAGGTGGAGTTTCTACTGAAGATTGGCTCCATTTTATGATTTCCCTGCTCTGTCATGATATTGGCTATGTGCGAGGGGTGTGCCGCCAGGATCAAATTAGCAAGCATCTCTATGCCACTGGTAATGGTGAAATGTTGGTTGAGCTACCCCTCAGTGCAACTGATGCCAGCCTCACGCCCTACCATGTCGATCGCGGCAAGCTATTCATTCAAGAGCGGTTTGGTGGCCATCGATTAATCAAAGCAGATGTAATTAAAACCAATATTGAATTAACCCGATTTCCGGTGCCCCTGGATAGCGATCATCAGGATACGGTTAATTATCCTGGGTTGGTGCGAGCCGCTGATTTAATTGGCCAACTGAGCGATCCGCGCTATTTGCAAAAAATCCCAGCGCTTTATTATGAATTCGAGGAGACTGGCGTTAATAATCAACTCGGCTATGAAAATCCCGAAGACCTGCGCCAAAACTATCCCAAGTTCTATTGGAGTGTGGTTTTCCCCTATATTGCCCATGCGGCTGATTATTTGCGATTGACCCAGGAAGGTAAGCAAATTCTGGCTAATCTCTATGCCCATGTGTTTGAGGTGGAGCATGATCCTAATGTAAGGAATGTGAGGGCTGATCCTGCGGCAGTATCTTCCGTCAGCCCAGTACCACCACCAGTACCGCCAATGTCATCAATTCATGCCCCTGAGTTAGAGCAAGCCAATTAG
- the rpsU gene encoding 30S ribosomal protein S21, translating into MAQVIVGENEGIESALRRFRREVSKAGIFPDMKKKRYFETPAQKRDRKAAARRRQSKGH; encoded by the coding sequence ATGGCTCAAGTTATTGTTGGTGAAAACGAAGGCATTGAATCTGCGTTGCGTCGGTTTAGACGTGAAGTTTCCAAGGCTGGTATCTTCCCAGATATGAAGAAAAAGCGCTACTTTGAAACCCCAGCCCAAAAACGCGATCGTAAAGCCGCAGCTCGTCGCCGTCAAAGCAAGGGGCACTAG
- a CDS encoding class I SAM-dependent methyltransferase gives MDYLQRSLAINNIESSIDLWLDMNLLFDLYADLPRQAPGSDASTRKALEFFTDLSANPKILDLGCGTGASTLTLAKQLPTATITALDTFPEFLELLNQRSEQAGYADRLATLNCSMAELPFPAHHFDLIWSEGAIYNIGFETGLAYWRQFLKPGGAIAVSDVSWLVEYAEIPDEVMRFWQTEYPAIQSIAANLNTIARLGYQNLAHFILPESDWWQSYYLPIASKMEVLRSRYADDAEATAWLEQQATEIEMYRAYSSYYGYVFYCIQTS, from the coding sequence ATGGACTATTTACAGCGATCGCTTGCCATAAATAATATAGAATCATCGATCGACCTGTGGCTAGATATGAACCTCCTCTTCGATCTCTATGCCGACCTGCCGCGCCAAGCTCCTGGGAGTGATGCCTCCACCCGCAAAGCACTAGAGTTTTTTACTGATCTATCCGCAAATCCAAAGATACTCGATCTTGGCTGTGGTACTGGCGCTTCCACCCTCACCCTGGCCAAGCAATTACCAACGGCCACAATCACTGCCCTGGACACCTTTCCTGAGTTTTTGGAATTACTTAACCAACGCAGCGAGCAGGCAGGGTATGCCGATCGCCTCGCTACCCTCAATTGTTCAATGGCGGAGCTACCTTTTCCTGCCCATCACTTTGACCTGATCTGGTCAGAGGGCGCGATTTATAACATTGGCTTTGAAACAGGCTTGGCCTACTGGCGGCAATTCTTGAAACCAGGCGGGGCGATCGCGGTTAGTGATGTATCCTGGTTGGTTGAATATGCAGAGATACCTGATGAAGTTATGAGATTCTGGCAGACCGAGTATCCTGCGATCCAATCGATCGCTGCAAACCTGAATACGATCGCCAGGCTAGGATATCAAAATCTGGCTCACTTTATCCTGCCAGAGTCAGACTGGTGGCAATCATACTATCTGCCTATTGCCAGTAAAATGGAAGTATTGCGATCGAGATATGCTGATGACGCAGAAGCCACCGCATGGCTGGAGCAACAGGCTACTGAGATCGAAATGTATCGAGCTTATAGCAGTTATTATGGCTATGTTTTTTACTGCATTCAAACAAGCTAA
- a CDS encoding tetratricopeptide repeat-containing sulfotransferase family protein translates to MTSIAATFAQALQLHQAGQLQQADVLYRQVLTEQPNHADALHLRGVIAHQVQKHELALKYINMAIAANGNNPVFYNNLGEVQTALGQYDHALASYEQALAIRPKMAEAYLGLGNVHKLQGDLAKAIDNYQKAIAVNPNYEQAYTEMALVQIQQYDAPAAVAASNQALQLNPNSAPAYRALAKAYLLQDRTEEAIAQYEQAIAQYEQAIAKDPELAEAHWELSVALNAKLSLHQLKAIQLNPTLIDYQSQLQLAKSLSKQGKTNEAISCLENIIEIKPDCVPAHINLGITFSEILDRQTDAIAHLRKAIELSPRNAEAYSYLATAIGKQGDVGTAMQYAKQALQLNPNLAEAHQIEAEAYGAMRELDKALESCKRALALRPNFAEALNTCGNIYMMGGNTAEAIKFFEQAVAAKPNFLKAQYSLGSALQTSGDFERALAVYDRVLRIYPDNPEAIAGKAGILERQKQYQAAYDLIKPLFEAYPENYSFLITYATVCRRLKKTHEALPSLKARLEKTQIGPGQKQHLLFTLGDLYDSINEYDAAFDAYQQANSQYTDKYDRHQSKLDFGSLSNAYDRENLAKLPRAQNNSEVPVFIVGMPRSGTTLVEQIVASHPAVYGAGELTDVAMLLHKTIQRFGLSRPYPDLIDYFNQGLVDEMAQQHLDRLRQFSATAERITDKMPYNFMHLGLIAILFPKARIFHCTRDPLDNGVSYYFQNFIGSHPQKHDLGNIGYYYQLYRRLMEHWQATLDLPIMEIKYEEVVANQEAMSRQMIEFLGLEWDDACLSFYESKRFARTVSYDQVRQPIYNKSVGRYKNYEKYLDPLKAALAEEI, encoded by the coding sequence ATGACATCGATCGCCGCTACCTTTGCCCAGGCTCTGCAACTGCATCAAGCAGGACAATTGCAACAAGCAGATGTCTTGTATCGTCAGGTATTAACGGAACAACCGAACCATGCGGATGCCTTGCATTTACGCGGGGTAATTGCTCATCAGGTGCAAAAGCATGAACTGGCGCTGAAGTATATCAATATGGCGATCGCCGCCAATGGTAATAATCCGGTTTTCTATAATAATTTGGGCGAAGTGCAAACCGCCTTGGGGCAGTATGATCATGCCTTGGCCAGCTATGAGCAAGCATTGGCAATTAGACCCAAAATGGCAGAGGCCTATTTAGGGTTGGGGAATGTGCATAAACTGCAAGGGGATTTGGCAAAAGCGATCGATAACTACCAAAAGGCGATCGCGGTTAACCCTAACTATGAGCAAGCCTACACCGAAATGGCATTGGTGCAGATTCAACAATATGATGCTCCAGCGGCAGTTGCGGCCAGTAATCAAGCACTACAATTGAACCCCAATTCTGCGCCCGCTTACCGAGCCCTGGCAAAAGCTTATTTGCTGCAAGACCGAACTGAAGAGGCGATCGCACAATATGAACAGGCGATCGCACAATATGAACAGGCGATCGCTAAAGATCCTGAGCTGGCAGAAGCCCATTGGGAATTGTCAGTGGCCTTAAATGCCAAGCTCTCACTGCACCAACTCAAGGCAATCCAACTAAACCCCACTTTGATTGATTATCAAAGCCAATTGCAATTAGCCAAAAGCCTGTCAAAACAAGGCAAAACCAATGAGGCGATTAGCTGCCTGGAAAACATTATCGAAATAAAGCCCGATTGTGTTCCAGCTCACATCAATCTTGGCATCACCTTCAGTGAGATCCTTGATCGCCAAACTGACGCGATCGCTCACCTACGTAAGGCGATCGAACTAAGCCCCCGTAACGCCGAAGCCTATAGTTATCTGGCAACTGCGATCGGTAAACAAGGGGATGTGGGAACGGCAATGCAATATGCCAAACAGGCATTGCAACTCAACCCCAATCTAGCCGAGGCGCATCAAATTGAGGCGGAAGCCTATGGTGCCATGCGGGAGTTGGATAAGGCCTTAGAAAGCTGTAAGCGGGCTTTGGCACTGCGTCCTAATTTTGCTGAAGCCCTCAACACCTGCGGTAATATTTACATGATGGGTGGAAATACTGCTGAGGCGATTAAATTCTTTGAACAGGCAGTCGCGGCTAAGCCAAATTTCCTCAAAGCTCAATATAGTCTTGGCAGCGCCTTGCAAACCAGTGGTGATTTCGAGCGAGCACTTGCTGTTTACGATCGCGTGCTGCGGATTTATCCTGATAATCCTGAAGCGATCGCTGGCAAGGCTGGGATTCTGGAGCGCCAAAAGCAATATCAAGCAGCCTACGACCTGATTAAACCATTATTTGAGGCTTATCCCGAAAATTATAGCTTCTTGATTACCTATGCTACGGTGTGTCGCCGTCTCAAGAAGACCCACGAGGCGCTACCATCCCTCAAGGCAAGACTTGAGAAAACTCAAATTGGGCCAGGCCAAAAGCAACATTTGTTATTTACGCTTGGCGATCTCTATGACAGCATTAATGAATATGATGCCGCCTTTGATGCCTATCAACAGGCTAATTCACAATATACCGACAAGTACGATCGCCACCAGAGCAAATTAGACTTTGGGTCTTTGAGTAATGCCTACGATCGGGAAAATCTGGCTAAGCTGCCCCGTGCCCAGAACAATAGCGAAGTTCCGGTGTTTATTGTGGGGATGCCCCGCTCTGGTACTACCCTGGTTGAGCAGATTGTGGCCAGTCACCCTGCGGTTTATGGTGCGGGCGAGCTAACTGATGTGGCGATGCTGCTGCATAAAACAATACAGCGGTTTGGTCTGTCGCGCCCTTACCCAGATTTAATTGATTATTTTAATCAGGGCTTGGTGGACGAAATGGCTCAGCAGCATCTCGATCGGCTGCGGCAATTCTCGGCTACGGCTGAGCGGATTACCGACAAAATGCCCTATAACTTTATGCATTTGGGTTTGATTGCAATCCTCTTTCCCAAAGCCAGAATTTTCCATTGCACCCGTGACCCGCTTGATAATGGTGTGTCTTATTATTTCCAAAACTTTATTGGCTCGCACCCACAAAAGCATGACCTTGGCAATATTGGCTACTATTACCAGCTCTATCGGCGCTTGATGGAGCATTGGCAAGCCACCCTCGATCTACCAATTATGGAGATTAAATATGAAGAGGTGGTCGCCAACCAGGAAGCTATGAGCCGCCAGATGATCGAGTTTTTGGGGCTGGAATGGGATGATGCTTGCCTTAGTTTTTATGAATCAAAGCGCTTTGCCCGCACTGTTAGCTATGACCAGGTGCGCCAGCCGATTTATAACAAGTCGGTGGGGCGGTATAAGAATTATGAGAAATATCTAGACCCGCTTAAGGCCGCTCTGGCTGAAGAGATTTAA
- a CDS encoding peptidylprolyl isomerase — MTGILQIGDRVISDRELISLIGRYQLMPHLMRGLVVDDAIKDYDCMPEERDEFLKQFYERNKLLTPEAQKDWLQTQGIEVDQLESIVTRPVKLEKFKESKWGPKVESYFMTRKQALDRVLYSLIRTKDLGLAQELYFRIKEGEQTFSDLARQYSQGGEANTGGLVGPAPLTTPHPAIAKTLAVSQPGQLWPPTRLEDWYVIIRLEKYYPAQMDAAIRKQLINEMFEAWVRDQIKAIGAVKSLLEDNASQ, encoded by the coding sequence ATGACCGGAATTCTGCAAATTGGCGATCGCGTAATTAGCGATCGTGAATTGATTAGCTTAATAGGGCGCTATCAACTGATGCCGCACTTGATGCGTGGCTTGGTAGTAGATGATGCGATCAAAGATTATGATTGTATGCCGGAGGAGCGGGATGAATTTCTAAAGCAATTTTATGAACGCAACAAACTGCTCACCCCAGAGGCGCAAAAGGATTGGTTGCAAACCCAGGGAATTGAAGTTGATCAGCTAGAATCGATCGTCACCAGGCCGGTTAAGCTCGAAAAGTTTAAGGAAAGTAAATGGGGGCCAAAAGTTGAGTCCTATTTCATGACCCGCAAACAGGCTTTAGATCGGGTGTTATATTCACTGATCCGCACCAAAGACCTAGGCTTAGCCCAGGAGCTTTATTTCCGGATTAAGGAGGGAGAACAAACTTTCAGTGATCTGGCGCGGCAATATTCCCAGGGAGGGGAAGCAAACACAGGTGGCTTGGTGGGCCCAGCACCCCTGACCACTCCACACCCAGCGATCGCCAAAACCCTGGCAGTGAGCCAGCCTGGTCAATTGTGGCCACCCACCCGACTCGAAGACTGGTATGTGATTATTCGCTTAGAAAAATATTATCCAGCGCAGATGGATGCGGCAATTCGCAAACAGTTAATTAATGAGATGTTTGAAGCCTGGGTACGCGATCAAATTAAAGCGATCGGCGCTGTGAAGAGCCTCCTTGAAGACAATGCATCCCAATAA
- a CDS encoding calcium-binding protein, giving the protein MALIVGTEFNDLREAASAEGDEVRGLEGDDTIIGGPGNDTLNGNSGSDLIQANSSTDTASGNDSLFGGSGSDTLFGSTFGFGGDTLSGNKGNDVLYSTEIGGDTMFGGQDEDILISRGTEASIMNGDKGNDTLFAGTTSTDLIFGGSGEDQLIGGAGSAILSGGDDSDEFIFEPTSTFSGNTVGGFGGTDTINDFRAGSGTADVLIINQLDKDATVTFTQSGDDVVVTFTGSASTPGLSAPESVAGQTITIENVSVTDLLGFGSNDVEINGVVANSSNADAVNGDGTAFTFVVGGNIPGRAGVNLTGTPGSELIEGTVNDDTLAGGAGDDSMMAAAGFDFIEGQSGNDTIFGGAGNDTALGNAGADEIFGEDGNDSIDGFGGGSIPDVGDTLDGGAGDDTIAGDDGNDTITGGTGNDSVLGENGFDSISGGDGNDTLKGNDGNDTVLGDAGNDTIDGGFGQDSLLGGTGADTIDGNLGADTIRGGDDADTLIGNSGNDSVYGDAAGDEIFGNAGNDTLFGNAGNDTITGGAGTDYFAYNSPADGIDIITDFDANGNDVIAINTTGFGNEPATISDVSPTTGFAGFYNLTSPDGYYLTKFTAAPGVSPGNVAPYAPIAAFFGVTTSTIVADFFLYNTATGDLWYDADGAGPIAAEQFATLAGAPLFVAPTGFIPPAPTVGNSDIVFFA; this is encoded by the coding sequence ATGGCTCTAATAGTTGGTACAGAATTTAATGATCTCCGTGAAGCCGCTTCCGCTGAAGGTGATGAGGTTCGCGGTCTAGAAGGTGACGATACTATTATCGGTGGTCCTGGTAATGACACCCTGAACGGTAATAGTGGTAGTGACCTAATCCAAGCAAATAGCAGCACTGACACTGCTTCTGGTAACGATAGCCTGTTCGGTGGTTCCGGCAGTGACACCCTGTTTGGTTCTACTTTTGGTTTCGGTGGTGACACCTTAAGTGGTAACAAGGGTAATGACGTTCTTTATTCAACCGAAATTGGTGGCGACACCATGTTCGGTGGTCAAGATGAAGATATCTTGATTTCCCGTGGTACTGAAGCCAGCATCATGAATGGTGACAAGGGTAACGACACCTTGTTTGCTGGTACTACTTCTACCGACCTGATCTTCGGTGGTTCCGGTGAAGACCAGTTGATCGGTGGCGCTGGTAGCGCAATCCTCTCTGGTGGTGATGATTCTGATGAGTTCATCTTCGAACCTACCAGCACTTTCTCTGGTAATACCGTTGGTGGATTTGGTGGTACTGACACCATCAACGACTTCCGCGCTGGTTCTGGTACTGCTGATGTCTTGATCATCAACCAGCTCGATAAGGACGCAACCGTAACCTTCACTCAATCCGGTGATGATGTAGTAGTAACCTTCACTGGTAGTGCTTCTACTCCTGGCCTGAGTGCCCCTGAAAGTGTAGCTGGTCAAACCATCACGATCGAAAATGTTAGTGTTACCGATCTACTTGGTTTCGGTAGCAACGATGTAGAAATCAACGGTGTGGTTGCTAACAGCTCCAATGCTGATGCTGTAAATGGCGACGGCACTGCCTTTACTTTCGTAGTCGGTGGTAACATCCCTGGCCGCGCTGGTGTAAACCTAACCGGTACTCCCGGTTCTGAGTTGATCGAAGGTACCGTCAACGATGACACACTTGCTGGTGGTGCTGGTGATGATTCCATGATGGCTGCTGCTGGCTTTGACTTCATCGAAGGTCAGTCCGGTAATGACACGATCTTCGGTGGTGCTGGTAATGACACTGCTTTGGGTAACGCTGGTGCTGATGAAATCTTCGGTGAAGATGGCAATGACAGCATCGACGGCTTCGGTGGTGGTAGCATTCCTGATGTCGGCGACACCCTAGATGGTGGTGCTGGTGATGACACCATCGCTGGTGATGATGGTAATGACACCATTACTGGTGGTACCGGTAATGACTCTGTTCTTGGTGAGAACGGTTTCGACAGCATCTCTGGTGGTGACGGCAACGATACCCTGAAGGGTAACGATGGTAATGACACTGTCTTGGGTGATGCTGGTAATGACACCATTGATGGTGGCTTTGGTCAAGACTCCTTGTTAGGTGGTACTGGCGCAGACACGATCGACGGTAACCTCGGTGCTGACACCATCCGTGGTGGTGACGATGCTGACACCTTGATTGGTAATTCTGGTAATGACTCCGTCTACGGTGATGCTGCTGGCGATGAAATCTTTGGTAACGCTGGTAACGACACCTTGTTCGGTAATGCTGGTAATGACACCATCACTGGTGGCGCAGGTACTGACTACTTTGCGTACAACAGCCCTGCCGATGGTATCGATATCATCACTGACTTTGATGCTAATGGTAATGATGTAATTGCCATCAACACTACTGGCTTCGGTAACGAGCCTGCCACAATTAGTGATGTATCGCCAACCACTGGTTTTGCCGGTTTCTACAACCTAACCAGTCCTGATGGTTACTACTTGACCAAGTTTACTGCCGCTCCTGGCGTGAGCCCTGGTAATGTGGCACCTTATGCACCGATCGCAGCCTTCTTTGGTGTAACCACCAGCACGATCGTGGCCGACTTCTTCCTGTACAACACTGCTACTGGCGACCTCTGGTACGATGCCGATGGTGCTGGCCCAATTGCTGCCGAGCAATTTGCGACCTTGGCTGGAGCACCTTTGTTCGTTGCTCCTACTGGTTTCATCCCGCCTGCGCCAACCGTTGGCAACAGCGACATCGTCTTCTTCGCCTAG
- a CDS encoding sulfotransferase domain-containing protein: MQVNFIIAGTQKGGTTALAKFLAQHPQVCMAPVKEVHFFDYDKNYYAQSKIQAKDLANQSSSQKPNYDYYHSFFPNYHDQLAVGEATPIYMYLPWVPQRIYAYNPNMKVILILRNPIDRAYSQYQMEKSRGWEWLPFPIAIRLEYLRLKLGANPEAERSPIRTHSYVDRGFYYRQIQNLLKYFDRQNLLILRNEELQSQHNQTLRRIYEFLEIDSTIVPPAPERILVGKYQQAMQPRDRNYLKRKYHQEIDRLSQLLNIDLS; encoded by the coding sequence ATGCAAGTTAATTTCATCATCGCTGGCACCCAGAAAGGTGGTACTACTGCCCTGGCGAAGTTCCTGGCTCAACACCCGCAGGTTTGCATGGCTCCGGTTAAAGAAGTCCATTTCTTTGACTACGACAAAAATTATTATGCTCAAAGTAAGATTCAGGCCAAGGATTTAGCTAACCAAAGCTCGTCCCAAAAGCCTAATTATGACTACTATCACAGCTTTTTCCCTAACTACCACGATCAGCTAGCAGTTGGTGAGGCTACACCCATATATATGTATCTACCCTGGGTGCCGCAGCGGATTTATGCTTATAACCCGAATATGAAAGTGATTTTGATCTTGCGTAATCCGATCGATCGCGCCTATTCCCAATACCAGATGGAAAAATCTAGAGGTTGGGAGTGGCTGCCTTTTCCGATTGCGATCAGACTGGAATATTTACGCTTGAAACTCGGGGCTAATCCAGAAGCAGAGCGATCGCCAATTCGCACCCATTCCTATGTCGATCGGGGCTTTTATTACCGCCAGATTCAAAATTTGCTCAAGTATTTCGATCGCCAGAACTTGTTAATCCTGCGCAATGAAGAGCTGCAATCGCAACATAACCAAACCCTGCGGCGGATTTATGAATTCCTTGAGATTGACTCAACAATCGTACCGCCAGCACCAGAGCGGATATTAGTGGGCAAATACCAGCAAGCAATGCAGCCACGCGATCGCAATTACCTGAAGCGAAAATATCACCAGGAAATCGATCGCCTCAGCCAGCTTTTAAACATCGACTTAAGTTAA